From Pelagicoccus albus, the proteins below share one genomic window:
- a CDS encoding Dabb family protein codes for MKKLVFALTSLAFLAFGTSVLKAAHHEEDAVTPTSVIHVVTVSWKEDATEDSIKAALESVVTLAHDYEGIERVWIKTIKAQGDRTHAFVMEFKSEQALKDYAGSDAQKKWYESYLPVRSHSTTFDITN; via the coding sequence ATGAAAAAACTAGTTTTTGCCCTAACCTCCCTAGCATTTCTCGCCTTCGGCACTTCAGTGTTGAAAGCCGCCCACCACGAGGAAGACGCCGTCACCCCGACTAGCGTCATCCATGTCGTAACAGTTTCCTGGAAAGAAGACGCCACTGAAGACAGCATAAAGGCTGCCCTCGAAAGCGTTGTAACACTCGCCCACGACTATGAGGGAATCGAGCGGGTTTGGATCAAAACCATAAAAGCTCAAGGCGACCGTACCCATGCATTTGTCATGGAGTTCAAGAGTGAACAAGCACTGAAGGACTACGCAGGTAGCGACGCTCAGAAGAAGTGGTACGAGTCCTACTTGCCAGTTCGCAGCCACAGCACGACTTTCGACATTACAAACTAA
- a CDS encoding aldehyde dehydrogenase family protein encodes MQKILLDGSWRDAVSPSSTFHSFDPRENKSLTERSFPVSAWDELEQMIQAGSQAAEELLDVPSALIADFLDTYAAQIESEAQQLAKIAQEETGLEATSRFLEKELPRTIFQLREAAKSASSARWTEPTIASQANIRSMRGPLGGPVVVLGPNNFPFAYNGVSGGDFASAIAAGNPVIAKGHPSHPYTSQRLAIIAQKACDSVGLPRATVQFFYETKRETGLKLVSHPQVGAVGFTGSRPAGMALKKAAEEAGKPIYLEMSSVNPVFVLSEALKARSSEIAEALHLSCTSESGQFCTKPGLIVAEGTEAGLAFSDELEELFSKTAPGVLLSQSGQDAIAAAVGTMLEAGATVLTGGRPSPTKHIGYLPTLLRISATEFLKRPTPLQSEAFGPVALVVIAANPDETRAIARTLQGNLTASIFSGSSGENEKAYAPLARTLRVKAGRLLNDKVPTGVTPCPAMNHGGPYPATGHPGFTAVGFPASMLRFSALHCYDNVREDRLPPILRNRNPISGLLRLVDGEYTDQDLPA; translated from the coding sequence ATGCAAAAGATTCTGCTAGACGGAAGCTGGCGAGATGCCGTTTCTCCTTCATCAACCTTTCATTCCTTTGATCCGCGTGAGAATAAATCGCTCACCGAGAGATCCTTTCCAGTTTCCGCCTGGGACGAACTGGAGCAGATGATCCAAGCCGGCTCGCAGGCTGCGGAAGAGCTACTAGACGTGCCTTCTGCTTTGATTGCGGACTTTTTGGATACATATGCCGCACAGATAGAGTCTGAGGCACAGCAACTCGCGAAGATAGCTCAAGAAGAAACCGGACTGGAAGCGACATCGAGGTTCCTCGAGAAAGAACTGCCACGGACCATATTCCAACTACGCGAGGCCGCAAAATCCGCGAGCTCAGCTCGATGGACAGAGCCGACTATCGCCAGCCAGGCAAACATTCGTTCCATGCGAGGTCCCCTAGGAGGGCCTGTGGTTGTTTTGGGGCCCAACAATTTTCCGTTCGCTTACAATGGCGTTTCCGGTGGCGACTTTGCGTCGGCCATCGCTGCTGGCAATCCGGTCATCGCCAAAGGGCATCCTTCCCATCCCTACACTTCGCAAAGACTGGCAATCATAGCCCAAAAGGCCTGCGATTCGGTTGGCTTGCCTCGAGCGACCGTTCAGTTTTTCTATGAGACGAAAAGGGAAACGGGCCTTAAGCTTGTCTCGCATCCTCAAGTAGGGGCCGTCGGGTTTACCGGAAGCAGACCGGCTGGAATGGCCCTTAAAAAAGCTGCTGAAGAAGCAGGCAAGCCGATCTACCTGGAAATGTCTTCCGTCAATCCGGTATTCGTTTTGTCGGAGGCGCTCAAGGCTCGTAGCTCGGAAATTGCCGAAGCGCTTCATCTGTCTTGCACCAGCGAATCTGGGCAATTTTGCACTAAGCCTGGCTTGATCGTCGCAGAAGGGACCGAAGCAGGCTTAGCGTTTTCCGACGAACTCGAGGAACTCTTTTCGAAGACAGCCCCGGGAGTGCTCCTATCTCAATCGGGACAAGATGCGATCGCAGCAGCTGTGGGAACTATGCTGGAGGCCGGAGCGACCGTTCTGACTGGTGGCCGCCCCTCTCCGACAAAACATATCGGTTATCTGCCAACTCTTTTACGCATAAGCGCGACTGAGTTTTTGAAACGGCCCACCCCTCTGCAAAGCGAAGCATTTGGACCTGTCGCTCTCGTGGTCATTGCCGCCAATCCTGATGAAACGCGAGCGATTGCACGAACTTTGCAAGGAAACCTCACAGCGAGCATTTTTTCCGGATCGAGCGGCGAAAACGAAAAAGCGTACGCACCGCTTGCCCGCACACTGCGTGTCAAGGCAGGCAGGCTTCTGAACGACAAAGTCCCCACAGGCGTAACTCCTTGCCCGGCCATGAACCACGGTGGACCGTATCCAGCAACCGGGCACCCAGGGTTCACCGCTGTTGGTTTCCCGGCCAGCATGCTTCGATTCAGTGCCCTACACTGCTACGACAACGTCAGAGAAGATAGGCTTCCTCCTATTTTGAGAAACCGTAACCCAATCAGTGGACTGCTGCGATTAGTCGACGGCGAATACACAGACCAAGATCTGCCAGCCTAG
- a CDS encoding aldo/keto reductase yields MEYRRYGRTEINMPVITCGGMRFQQSWSDMPLDKIKPGGQANLEAAIRFSLEMGANHIETARGYGTSDMQLGQVLPSFNRDELIVQTKVCPEEDPKLFLENFEKSLAYLKLDYVDLFSIHGINDASLLDITMRDGGCMEVAQKLKEQGRVRHIGFSTHASNEVICQANASNLFDYVNLHWYFVNELNWEAVEIAHKNDMGVFIISPNDKGGKLYAPPEKLTELCGDLHPMQWNALFCLSRPEVHTLSMGISCPQDFDTHLEMLEHYENAQAVMAPIEVKLRAEMEKALGKEWCSGWWKGIPEWEELPNGVNVKEILRLFTYAKSLDLVDWGKMRYNLLGAAGHWFPGQKVSDYDKSQMREKLSESPFVDQIPDILTEAHALFNEGQLKRLSES; encoded by the coding sequence ATGGAATACCGCAGATACGGACGCACCGAGATCAATATGCCAGTTATCACCTGTGGCGGAATGCGCTTTCAGCAAAGTTGGAGCGACATGCCGTTGGATAAAATCAAACCAGGAGGGCAGGCCAATTTGGAGGCGGCAATTCGCTTCTCCTTGGAAATGGGGGCGAATCATATCGAAACGGCACGTGGCTATGGTACCTCGGATATGCAGTTGGGCCAAGTTCTCCCGTCCTTTAATCGAGACGAGTTGATTGTGCAGACCAAGGTTTGTCCAGAGGAGGATCCAAAGCTGTTTCTTGAGAATTTCGAAAAATCTCTAGCGTATTTAAAACTAGACTACGTCGATCTCTTTTCAATTCACGGAATCAACGACGCGTCATTGTTAGACATAACCATGCGCGACGGAGGCTGTATGGAAGTCGCTCAAAAGCTCAAAGAGCAAGGTCGAGTTCGACATATTGGCTTCTCGACGCACGCCAGCAACGAAGTCATATGCCAAGCTAATGCCAGCAACCTGTTCGATTACGTTAATTTGCATTGGTATTTTGTGAACGAGTTGAATTGGGAGGCGGTTGAAATCGCTCACAAAAACGACATGGGCGTTTTTATCATTAGTCCAAATGACAAGGGAGGTAAGCTTTATGCCCCCCCTGAAAAGCTTACTGAACTGTGCGGGGATTTACATCCGATGCAGTGGAATGCACTTTTCTGCCTTTCCCGCCCAGAGGTGCACACTCTGAGCATGGGTATCAGTTGTCCTCAGGATTTTGATACACATTTGGAAATGCTTGAACATTACGAAAATGCTCAAGCCGTGATGGCTCCAATCGAAGTTAAGCTTCGCGCTGAAATGGAAAAGGCTTTGGGCAAAGAATGGTGTTCTGGATGGTGGAAGGGGATTCCTGAATGGGAAGAGCTTCCCAACGGTGTGAATGTGAAAGAAATCCTCAGACTGTTCACCTACGCCAAATCTTTAGATTTAGTTGATTGGGGCAAGATGCGTTACAATTTATTAGGGGCTGCGGGACACTGGTTCCCCGGGCAGAAGGTTAGCGACTATGACAAATCACAGATGCGCGAGAAACTGAGCGAAAGTCCTTTTGTCGACCAAATTCCAGATATCCTAACGGAAGCTCATGCATTGTTCAATGAGGGCCAGCTGAAGCGACTCAGCGAAAGTTGA
- a CDS encoding hybrid sensor histidine kinase/response regulator: MQIAQKLKFPLLIVFLLIWSYGNSAEKDLPQTLSFKQLSRSDGLPTDTVRAIAQNDSGVIWIGTEGGGFASYNGSEYKTFLREPGNPFGPSSNYINALLFDREGRLWVGTEEGLNCYLEDTNEIDNVELILPEGLSGSPSVRDIFEDKKGRIWITTQSAVYLQNPSSDTLAPALVAFEDQFHDAYSLNGESVYQDTTGRIWLTSSIGVFIFDELKNTFTSPDIILGNLADQLPRIVFGIAEDNEGNFWFGHLNGLSKFSPTEGTFEEIPLTSNAEATDDTNISCLLKDQRGFLWIGTFFDGIRILDPSDNSILVAKQDPSNKSSIQSNHIREIYEDRNGLIWIGTKYEGISIYDPLIETFTRWTGDLSASESMTGKHVLSILEDRDGTVWIGTKRGGLNAFDPTEKTFSNYTEIPGDPSSLADSRVEALFEDESGILWLGTEKGLSRFDKTSGEFLNYETMVVRDIAQAPAGKLYVATFSGLELFDPSTGKFEHFPTLDGIDISTDSNTEIKVLYESSSGLLYVGSHHDGLFLYDPSKQTLKRYQSSDASAPSISGNRIRSIYEDSEGSIWIGTRLDGLNQFDEKSGRFKHFKNEIDSRNDSIFGIAEDTRGYLWLTTNRGIIQFNPKNNYLKNFGTKQGIQGDAFEPNALYQAKTGKIYAGGNGGFNEFDPLEIQSTNREKNIILSSVSVFDNIIQRKNYTGNELTLPYNKNYLTFSFALTDYSVLGQNEFRYRLEGLDKEWVYSGRRNYMSYTALPPGTYQFIVEGRVPSEEWTGGGIAVEIKILPPFWEKPLFRIAAILLIIFILIALFIYLTRRQRRNKLELERLVKERTLDLEEANTQLAIKSDELSAHRYTLEEKVEARTHELKMAKRKAEESDHLKSSFLANMSHEIRTPMNAIVGFSELICIPQESDENRQEYAKLIKSNCSSLNNLVDDILDISLIEAGQLRIRPDYFDLPTMLRDMDKMFRTQLPDHLSEDFEFKMSENVNTGPFEIYTDRNRLNQIITNLVNNALKFTSKGYVSVKFQVDQNENRVVFEVEDTGIGISKRNLPTIWNPFRKIEEDPSQFYRGTGLGLAITQNLVTRLGGGITVKSEEGVGSTFTFWLPLHKSQVEGSNENRVQEDEPKPQLLTQPPAETHPLLLVAEDEDSNFTLIEKILIDQPIELVRARTGAQAIEICETSDRPIDFVLMDIKMPILDGKDATQILKTKFPGMPILAYTAYASSSEQEDIMKYGFDGYIRKPTSREAVMEALGKFISYSAS; the protein is encoded by the coding sequence ATGCAAATTGCGCAAAAACTCAAATTCCCATTACTAATCGTTTTTTTGCTAATTTGGTCTTATGGAAACTCAGCAGAAAAGGATCTCCCGCAAACACTCTCCTTCAAGCAACTTAGCCGTTCGGACGGGTTGCCCACGGACACCGTTAGAGCAATCGCTCAAAATGATAGCGGAGTCATCTGGATAGGGACAGAAGGTGGCGGGTTTGCGAGCTACAACGGTTCTGAATATAAGACCTTCCTCCGAGAGCCCGGTAATCCATTCGGCCCGTCAAGCAACTATATCAACGCCCTTCTATTCGACCGAGAAGGTAGACTTTGGGTAGGCACCGAAGAGGGCTTGAATTGCTACCTAGAGGACACAAACGAGATTGATAATGTCGAGCTGATCCTCCCAGAGGGGCTTTCCGGCTCTCCATCGGTGAGAGATATCTTTGAGGATAAAAAAGGCCGCATCTGGATCACCACACAATCGGCCGTCTATCTACAGAACCCCAGTTCGGACACCTTGGCTCCGGCATTGGTGGCCTTCGAAGATCAATTCCATGACGCCTATTCCTTAAATGGCGAGTCGGTCTACCAAGATACCACTGGCAGGATTTGGCTCACATCGTCGATCGGTGTATTCATTTTTGATGAACTAAAAAACACCTTCACATCCCCGGATATAATACTTGGCAATTTGGCCGACCAATTGCCCCGCATCGTATTCGGAATCGCAGAGGACAACGAAGGGAACTTTTGGTTCGGGCACCTGAATGGCCTTTCCAAATTCAGTCCGACAGAAGGGACATTTGAGGAGATCCCATTAACTTCCAATGCAGAAGCCACCGACGACACGAATATAAGCTGCCTACTGAAGGACCAGCGGGGATTCTTGTGGATCGGGACTTTCTTCGATGGTATTCGAATTTTGGATCCAAGCGACAATTCCATTCTAGTCGCAAAACAAGATCCTAGCAATAAATCGAGTATCCAGAGCAATCACATAAGAGAAATCTACGAAGACAGAAATGGTCTCATCTGGATCGGAACAAAATACGAAGGCATATCAATCTACGACCCCTTGATTGAGACCTTCACTCGCTGGACTGGCGACCTCTCGGCTTCAGAAAGCATGACTGGCAAACATGTCCTTTCGATACTGGAAGACAGAGATGGAACAGTTTGGATCGGCACAAAACGAGGCGGGTTGAACGCATTTGATCCAACGGAAAAAACTTTCTCAAATTACACTGAGATACCAGGAGATCCAAGCAGCCTCGCGGACAGCCGAGTCGAGGCGCTCTTCGAAGACGAGTCCGGCATACTCTGGTTAGGAACAGAAAAGGGCCTAAGTCGCTTCGATAAAACCTCGGGAGAGTTCCTAAACTACGAGACGATGGTCGTACGAGATATAGCTCAAGCCCCTGCCGGGAAATTGTACGTGGCTACGTTCTCCGGTCTTGAACTATTCGACCCTTCCACCGGCAAGTTCGAGCACTTTCCAACGCTTGACGGAATCGATATCTCCACCGATTCGAATACAGAGATTAAAGTCCTGTACGAATCCAGCTCGGGGCTGCTTTACGTGGGATCTCATCACGACGGACTATTCCTATACGATCCCAGTAAACAAACATTGAAGCGATACCAGTCATCGGATGCGTCTGCTCCCTCTATCAGCGGAAACCGCATTCGTTCAATATACGAAGATTCCGAAGGCTCGATTTGGATTGGCACACGGTTAGATGGCCTGAACCAATTCGACGAGAAAAGTGGCAGATTCAAGCACTTTAAAAATGAGATCGACTCACGAAACGACTCGATTTTCGGAATAGCCGAAGACACCCGGGGCTACCTTTGGCTCACAACGAACCGCGGAATCATACAGTTTAATCCAAAAAACAACTACCTTAAGAATTTCGGTACAAAACAAGGAATCCAAGGAGATGCATTTGAACCAAATGCCCTATATCAAGCAAAAACAGGTAAGATCTATGCCGGAGGGAATGGTGGATTCAACGAATTCGATCCGCTAGAGATCCAATCGACGAACAGGGAAAAGAACATCATTCTTTCGTCGGTTTCCGTATTCGATAATATTATACAAAGGAAAAACTACACTGGCAATGAGCTCACCCTTCCCTACAACAAAAACTACTTAACCTTCTCCTTCGCCCTCACTGACTATAGTGTTCTGGGACAAAACGAATTTCGCTACCGCCTTGAGGGCTTGGATAAAGAATGGGTTTACAGTGGAAGGCGTAACTACATGTCTTATACTGCGCTTCCTCCCGGAACCTACCAATTTATCGTAGAAGGACGGGTACCTTCCGAAGAATGGACAGGTGGAGGAATCGCAGTGGAAATCAAGATTCTGCCTCCATTTTGGGAAAAACCATTATTCAGGATAGCGGCGATCCTCTTAATAATATTCATCCTCATCGCTTTGTTCATATACCTGACTAGGCGACAAAGACGTAACAAACTCGAGCTCGAGCGCCTCGTGAAAGAGCGGACTTTAGATTTGGAAGAGGCAAATACCCAATTGGCGATCAAGAGCGACGAACTCTCAGCACATCGCTACACCCTGGAGGAAAAAGTCGAAGCGAGAACCCATGAACTCAAGATGGCCAAAAGAAAGGCGGAAGAATCGGACCATCTGAAGTCGTCCTTCTTGGCAAACATGTCCCACGAGATTCGTACACCCATGAATGCCATCGTCGGGTTTTCAGAGCTGATTTGTATCCCGCAAGAGAGCGATGAAAACCGACAGGAATATGCCAAACTGATCAAATCAAACTGTTCTTCACTGAATAACTTGGTCGACGACATTTTAGATATATCACTCATCGAAGCCGGGCAGCTTCGCATCCGGCCAGACTATTTCGACCTTCCTACGATGCTTCGCGACATGGACAAGATGTTCAGGACGCAGTTACCCGACCACCTAAGCGAAGACTTTGAGTTCAAAATGTCAGAAAATGTAAATACAGGTCCTTTTGAGATTTACACTGACCGTAATAGATTAAACCAGATAATAACGAATCTCGTTAACAATGCTCTGAAGTTCACATCCAAAGGATATGTTTCAGTGAAATTCCAGGTTGATCAAAATGAAAATCGGGTCGTTTTTGAAGTCGAAGACACCGGAATCGGGATTAGCAAAAGGAACCTTCCTACGATTTGGAATCCATTTAGAAAAATCGAAGAGGACCCCTCGCAATTCTATCGAGGCACAGGACTGGGCCTTGCAATTACCCAAAACCTAGTCACCCGCCTAGGTGGAGGGATCACCGTCAAGTCGGAAGAAGGTGTGGGTTCAACCTTCACCTTCTGGCTCCCTCTTCACAAATCCCAGGTCGAGGGAAGCAACGAAAATAGAGTGCAAGAGGATGAACCGAAGCCACAATTGTTAACTCAGCCCCCAGCAGAAACGCACCCCCTTCTCTTGGTCGCAGAGGACGAGGATTCGAATTTTACCCTCATTGAAAAGATACTAATCGACCAGCCAATCGAACTTGTGAGAGCGCGAACAGGTGCACAGGCGATCGAAATCTGCGAGACTTCCGACCGGCCAATCGATTTCGTATTGATGGATATTAAAATGCCTATCCTGGACGGAAAAGACGCCACCCAAATCCTCAAAACCAAATTCCCAGGCATGCCCATTCTCGCATATACCGCCTACGCAAGTAGCAGCGAGCAGGAAGACATAATGAAGTATGGTTTCGACGGATACATCCGAAAGCCCACTTCCCGTGAAGCGGTAATGGAGGCTCTAGGAAAATTCATTTCCTATTCGGCCTCCTGA
- a CDS encoding GlxA family transcriptional regulator gives MNVSFFIFPDFQLLDLSGPLAAFEIAKRYHGAEAYQLRVVSKDGGQIASSSGVAIHSEKIDSIENDTLFIVGSDAIASVCSCEQSLELLRTAGGKARRVASICTGAYLLAATGLADGRKLTTHWRFATELQRKHPTVNVDPDKIFIRDGNFWSSAGITAGIDLALALIGNDFGDPVSKKVAQDLVVFHRRPGGQSQYSALLEVDSQSERIGRALTYARENLQDDLSIESLAEHACLSPRQFARVFKSETGQTPAKAIEQLRVEAARIRVETFPSESMADIAEITGFRDLERMRRAFIRAFNLSPQSIRRSTTTVA, from the coding sequence ATGAATGTCTCCTTCTTCATTTTCCCGGATTTCCAGTTACTCGATCTATCCGGTCCCCTCGCCGCTTTCGAAATTGCAAAAAGGTACCACGGAGCAGAGGCCTATCAGCTTCGCGTCGTTTCCAAAGATGGCGGGCAAATAGCGAGCTCAAGCGGAGTCGCGATCCATTCAGAGAAGATTGACTCCATAGAAAACGACACGCTTTTTATCGTCGGCAGCGACGCAATCGCCTCCGTCTGCTCTTGCGAACAAAGCCTAGAGCTTCTAAGGACTGCTGGCGGTAAGGCACGACGCGTTGCCAGCATATGCACAGGTGCGTACCTATTGGCCGCTACCGGGCTAGCGGACGGCAGGAAGCTGACCACGCACTGGAGGTTTGCAACCGAGCTACAGCGGAAACACCCAACCGTAAATGTCGACCCCGATAAGATTTTTATAAGGGACGGCAATTTTTGGTCTTCGGCCGGAATTACCGCTGGAATAGACCTAGCGCTTGCCCTCATCGGAAATGATTTCGGAGACCCTGTATCCAAAAAAGTAGCTCAGGACCTGGTGGTCTTTCACCGCCGTCCGGGAGGACAGTCTCAATATTCAGCTCTGCTCGAAGTGGACTCTCAATCTGAACGAATCGGACGGGCGCTCACCTATGCCAGAGAAAACCTACAAGATGACCTGAGTATCGAATCTCTCGCAGAACACGCCTGCCTGAGCCCGCGTCAATTCGCTCGTGTTTTCAAAAGCGAGACTGGCCAAACGCCAGCCAAAGCGATCGAGCAGTTGAGGGTCGAAGCGGCCAGAATAAGAGTAGAGACATTTCCAAGCGAATCGATGGCCGACATAGCGGAAATCACCGGATTCCGGGATCTGGAACGAATGAGACGCGCTTTCATACGAGCCTTCAATCTCTCCCCTCAGAGCATAAGACGCAGCACAACCACAGTGGCTTAA
- the ahpF gene encoding alkyl hydroperoxide reductase subunit F, with translation MNLSPQITQTLKAYSEKLTRSVQLKLFDGNHSKRPELIDMLRQVSATSDKVDFIYSDTGFNVREGLTFEIQADNNPTGIRFSGIPGGHEFNSFVLAYLQSGGIPVKLDESVIRQVAAIDTELSFEVIVSLDCHNCPDVVQTLNQFAIINPLISCEMIDGACHKSFAEERNVQGVPAVFLNRKPFSNGQITASQILDKLSDHITVAPVEVVADETLYDVTVVGGGPAASAAAIYTARKGLNVLVLAEKFGGQVTDTMGIENLIGTTKTTGPELAKNLRAHIESYPVKIREEVRVDSIAKDSSNWTLTLNSKETISSKTVILATGAKWRELGVPGEKENVGQGVAYCPHCDGPFFKGKDVVVVGGGNSGVEAALDLAGIVKSVTVVEFLDTLKADQVLVEQLEATQNASIITGTATESIVSDGKSVTGMNLKNRETGEVTLHKTDGVFVQIGLAPNSGFAKDTVETNRFGEIVVNTRCETDQAGIFAAGDVTTVPYKQIVVSMGEGAKAGLSAFEYLLKSATPQK, from the coding sequence ATGAATCTCTCTCCACAAATCACCCAAACCCTCAAGGCCTACTCCGAGAAATTAACCCGCTCGGTGCAGCTTAAACTTTTCGATGGAAACCACTCTAAGCGTCCCGAACTCATCGATATGCTTCGTCAGGTTTCTGCCACATCCGATAAGGTCGACTTCATATACAGCGACACTGGATTCAATGTACGCGAGGGCCTGACTTTCGAAATCCAGGCTGACAACAACCCAACCGGAATCCGCTTCTCGGGGATCCCCGGCGGACACGAGTTTAATTCCTTCGTTCTCGCTTACCTGCAGTCGGGCGGCATCCCCGTAAAGCTGGACGAATCCGTCATCCGCCAAGTAGCGGCCATCGACACCGAGCTCAGCTTCGAAGTGATCGTATCGCTCGATTGCCACAATTGTCCCGACGTCGTCCAGACACTTAACCAGTTCGCGATCATCAACCCGCTGATATCCTGCGAGATGATCGACGGAGCTTGCCACAAGTCGTTTGCGGAAGAACGAAACGTGCAGGGAGTCCCCGCCGTTTTCCTCAACCGCAAGCCGTTCTCCAACGGACAGATTACCGCGAGCCAAATATTGGACAAGCTCTCTGATCACATCACCGTCGCGCCAGTGGAGGTAGTCGCTGACGAGACTCTTTACGACGTGACCGTGGTAGGTGGTGGTCCAGCCGCATCTGCAGCCGCCATTTACACAGCGAGAAAGGGGCTAAACGTCCTCGTATTGGCCGAAAAATTTGGCGGACAAGTCACCGACACGATGGGTATCGAAAACCTGATCGGGACTACCAAGACAACCGGACCGGAACTCGCCAAAAACCTGCGAGCTCACATAGAGTCCTATCCCGTAAAAATCCGCGAGGAAGTTCGCGTCGATTCGATCGCGAAAGATTCCTCAAACTGGACGCTCACCCTCAACAGCAAGGAAACCATTTCCAGCAAAACTGTCATCCTCGCTACCGGAGCGAAATGGAGAGAACTGGGCGTGCCGGGCGAGAAAGAAAACGTGGGGCAAGGCGTTGCCTACTGTCCTCACTGCGACGGTCCTTTCTTCAAGGGCAAGGACGTAGTGGTCGTGGGTGGCGGTAATTCCGGAGTCGAAGCAGCACTCGACCTCGCAGGCATCGTGAAGTCTGTCACAGTGGTGGAATTTCTGGATACGCTAAAAGCCGACCAAGTTCTAGTCGAGCAGCTGGAAGCCACCCAGAACGCATCCATCATTACTGGAACCGCGACCGAAAGCATCGTATCGGACGGAAAATCAGTCACGGGTATGAACTTGAAAAATCGCGAAACAGGCGAAGTCACACTTCACAAGACAGACGGAGTGTTCGTTCAAATCGGTCTGGCTCCGAACAGCGGATTTGCCAAGGACACCGTTGAGACCAACCGTTTCGGAGAAATCGTGGTCAACACTCGTTGCGAAACCGATCAGGCGGGTATTTTCGCCGCCGGAGACGTAACGACCGTTCCATACAAGCAGATAGTAGTCTCCATGGGAGAAGGGGCAAAAGCGGGATTGTCCGCATTTGAATACCTTCTAAAATCCGCTACGCCACAAAAGTAG
- the ahpC gene encoding alkyl hydroperoxide reductase subunit C has protein sequence MAKINTSIPEFKVQAFHNGEFIEVSSEDLKGKWAVFCFYPADFTFVCPTELGDLADHYEELQAAGVEVYSVSTDTHFVHKAWHDSSETINKIKFPMLGDPTGVLARGFDVMIEEEGLALRGTFVVNPEGLIKVAEIHDLGIGRSAADLVRKVKAAQYVAANDGQVCPAKWQPGEETLTPSLDLVGKI, from the coding sequence ATGGCAAAAATCAATACCAGCATCCCAGAATTCAAAGTACAGGCTTTCCATAACGGCGAGTTTATCGAAGTCTCTTCAGAGGACTTGAAGGGCAAGTGGGCAGTCTTCTGCTTTTACCCAGCGGACTTCACTTTCGTGTGCCCAACTGAGCTCGGCGACTTGGCCGACCACTACGAGGAACTCCAGGCCGCAGGCGTAGAAGTATACTCAGTCTCCACAGACACGCACTTCGTTCACAAGGCTTGGCACGACTCTTCCGAGACTATCAACAAGATCAAGTTCCCGATGCTTGGAGACCCTACTGGCGTGCTCGCCCGCGGCTTCGACGTGATGATCGAAGAAGAAGGCCTCGCCCTCCGTGGAACCTTCGTTGTAAATCCTGAGGGATTGATCAAGGTCGCGGAAATTCACGATCTCGGTATCGGCCGCTCGGCTGCCGACCTCGTTCGCAAGGTGAAGGCCGCACAGTACGTTGCAGCCAACGACGGTCAGGTTTGCCCTGCTAAATGGCAGCCAGGTGAAGAGACCTTGACTCCAAGTCTCGACCTCGTCGGCAAAATCTAA